The Bactrocera dorsalis isolate Fly_Bdor chromosome 3, ASM2337382v1, whole genome shotgun sequence genomic interval TAAATCGTAACTATTTGGGTTTGTTCTAATTCAGGCGCTGCATATTGCCAGTTCATGGATATGTTGTTCCCCGGCTCGGTGCCAATGAAAAGAGTCAAGTTCCGTACAAATTTGGAACACGAATATATtcagaattttaaaatcttgcaaGCATCTTTTAAAAAGATGGCAGTTGATAAGGTAATAATGCTTCCGATTGTTATTTTACTGATTTGCCATTATTTATATTCGTCTCTCAATacattattgtattattaatattttaatctcttattataatttttttttatgtttatgagATATTTTATTCTTTGACCGTTTAACAAAGTAATGTAGCAGTgtgttgaaaacttttttattttattttttacatgcGAATATGATAAGCGAGTGAGATTTGGAAAAGAAAGTATGTTAaagaaatgattttatttgtgcagtaaaaaatgcaaaaattaaacgAAAGCAGAATTTTGCAGAACTCTATTTTGGGGtagaaaaaacgttaataaacgtgaaaatatataaaaataagaaaaattgataagagaaaataatatatattatccATACTCACGATGTGCTctgtttgtttttatatgtttattaattatatgttcaaagaagaaaacgtcggaggacctataaaatatatgtacgtatacttatataaatgatcagcgtgatgagctgagtcgttTTAGCGACGTGCGTCCGCTTGTCTGTCGGTCTGTATATACGTGATCGATTCCGTTATCGATTTggaattttgcacacgtccttttttttctcaagaaactgctcatctGTTATACAAAGtgtccgatcaaaatcaagtccttgtattgaaaacttttttataaatttataaatagaaattaaaaaagcattACATCGTTAATTTGACAACTGACTTATTCGCAAATAGCGGCTATCCTTTAGGTTATATGTGggcaaaaataaattgattgaaaTTAGAGGGGAAATGACGCATTaaatatcaattatttattcTTGGAACAGCTTAATACTGAATAAATTTCTTGAACGATaattttatgcataatattcaaaataattgcacatacaaatatttcaattgtgTCAATAATTTGTAGATAATACCAGTCGATAAGTTGATAAAAGGTCGTTTCCaagataattttgaatttttacaatGGTTTAAAAAGTTCTTCGATGCAAATTATGATGGGCGCGAATATGAGCCGCTTATAGCTCGTAGCGGCGTCAAGCTGGGCAATGGCAttggtggtggcggcggcggcagtAGTGGTCGAGGCAGTAGCAACGATTTACTCGAGAAACGACCCATGCAGATGCCAAATCGAACGCATGCGTTACCGGCTGTAACACAACGTACCGCCGTTAGGTCGGAACGCGTTGGAGGTGggcaagaaaaaattgaaatattttattagatagAAGTAAAGTGAGAGAAAAAGAGGCGAGACacaagaaaaatgttttaaccAGCACTCGCCTCCAAATTCTTTGCACTTCGAAcagaattacaacaaaaaataattttcaagaaaTCTAAAACGTGAAGCACGAATGTTTTTtgtgtattgaaaatttaaaatgctgCTAAAACGAATGgaatgtgtaaaatttcaattttcgtaACCAAATTCAGCGCTCTCATCTATATAAACCAAATCGACACCACTTTTTCATATTACAAAGCCACCTTATGCGAAACGCACAGCATTGCACTATATAATCATGcacgtaaatatgtacatacatacgttggCACATTAATGGAGGGCAGAGGTCGCCTTGAACTTTGCGAAGAATACGCGTGTGTTGAAATTACTCTGAGACAAAGCTTAACGCGACCTAGTGTAACTCAAGTCGACCTCTCGCATTCATTCAGCTAACACCCAGGGGGcttgtttttttacatatgtactacatatttaATTGTAACATTCTTTTTTTAGCTTGTTTGTCAGTTACATATGTtaccatatattttattatacgaAAAAGCGACGTGACATTcggtttgtttatttttacttatgttCAAGTGAATTTTGTTGCTATATAACTAtcaccacatacatacataccaataaTACACATGTAAAATCACTGTGCGCACTATCACCTTAAGTATACATGTAGTATATATGCGCCCGTCCTCACGCCGGCAGGTTTACCTGGTGACCCTCAACTAAATGCTTCAAATTTCGGCACTAGTTTAACTGGCGCATTTGTATATTTGAGCACCTAAATAATAACATACGTACTTAGTGTATTTTTACGTCTAGTGTGGTGTGTTCGTATGTCTACTGTTGAGAATTTAAACttgtatttgtgattttttcccCTAAGGGGGTCATTTCAGTTACTttctttgtattattattatgttagaCTAAACATAAGTGTTTcactttttatgaaatttttatagtaCTACCTACATACCTTTAACTTTACTTTTTAACTTTCAATTTTATCTTAATTATACACAAAATATATGCACGTGGAGTTATGAGCGTAAACGTAGCAGCTGCTCATACAATAATGATCTGCCATGAGTTTAGGTGAAAGAAAATGCGCTATTAAatatagaataaaaataataatagtaattgaGTTGAGTTTAATTAATGCTTTaagcataaatttattttttattactaaaattttaatattttcttacatctaaaaataaatgcagtttttggcatttctgttttgtttgacGTTTGTTCATGAGTATTATAGTCCAACTACAATACAACTTGCCGCAAGTGAGTTGGAAACGCAGACCTACTCCCAATTCGCTTCAGGTGGCgtaaattttcttataaaataattttttgtaaatatttactttgcatTATTGCGGCACATTCtccatttttctatatttatttttattactacaggctgatatacaaaaatattatattacacaTTTCAATTACTCTTTTTACCCGGAACAGGGTATATGTATTAAGtatgccacgaagtttgtaatgcacagaAGGAGACGTCCGAGACTCTATAAAAAATATCCATGATCAGGGTGATGTGCTGTGTTGGTTTAGTCATGTCCGTTTggttttaagatatcgatctgaaatttggcaCCCGTTTATTTGTCAGAACCGCCGATATGagatcactatagcatttagctgaCATAGAAACTCAATGATCCAAGTCATGTTATTTTatagacaacttttttattaaaaaaatatcttctcgaaattttgCTTGGATTATGGTAAAGGCAAAGCTACAATATCCGAATAAATTTGTCGGATCGGATCAccatagcatatatgtatgtggctgccataaaaactgaaagatcaaaattaagtcatacggaaaagttttttttatttggtaaatatattacttaaaaaaatttttctaaggAAAGGCTACAATATCCGAACAAATTtggatcggaccattatagttCCAGGAAAACGttacaatttcaaaacaaatggtacagatcagaccactacagcatatatttagctgccatacaagctgtcCGATCAAAGCCAAGTCAAGTATCTTGTACGAAAACTTTTTTctatgtgaagggtattaataTATAGCTTCAGTGCTAacgaaattaagttttttttcttttttggtatCAGCAAAGAATTATAGGAAACTCAAATATTTCCCAGCAAAAAGCAAAAGTCGGTAGTCAGTAGCCGTTGCTGCTCCAATTACGCGAATTAACTCCTTGTGCTTATTTACTTTATTGTATAAGTAAAATTTGATTACAActattgcaataaataatatacttataaatatttatgaattataattgacttttattttactatttcttaatttctttcacatttttcttttaattttttcatcattttattttatggctTTGTTATGTCTTTTCTTTTGCTCTTCTATTTggttatttgtgtttttttttgtatattccatgtattttttttagataatccCAATTGACAAACTGATCAAGGGCCGTTTTCAagataatttcgaatttttacaatggtttaaaaaattcttcgatgccaaTTATGATGGCCGAGATTACGATGCCAGTGCTGCTAGAGACGGTGCTCCAATGGGTTTTGGTTCGGGTGTGGTGAAGGCTTTGCCTGGCACCGGTGGCGGTTCGTTATCCTCTCGTAAGCCAGTGGCCATAGCACCGCCGGCGCGTTCATCAACAACATCGACGACACGGCCCAGTATGTGGTGttgcatttttaaattgtatacaaaattatgtCTTTTTTAAAAACGCTTAGTTATACCCAAAGAAATTCGCTCCAATCTCTATGTAGTctcatgtatttttatatttgcacatagtttgtatttaatttattatctctgtattattattttgtataaaagaatTAATTAGCTGCTTTCAAGTATTTATCGCAGTGTGTATAAAACTTtctatttattaattgtttgcCAAAGCGACTTTTGcttttactaatttttctaTTCTCGCCactaattttgtaattttgtttcgaATTAGTTAATCAAGTGTTCatcaaaaaatccattattcATTGCTTCGTAGATTTAGTTATGtttcatttaacaaaattgaaagcacaactttttcaaaaaacattttcacaaaCAAAATCCATATTgatgaaaatacaattttcaaatatttctctaaaaataGATGTGTACGTGCTTCACGTTTGTTGAATATACCCTtgtaaattatgaattttaaccTAACTTATCATATATATATTGGTATATGTGTGCTGATCTTgctattttgtattttacgCTATTTCAAACAACGCGCATGCGCAGTTTCCAAAGTACCACCTCGCGCCGCAGCACCAGTCGTAACTAAGTCAGCTGCCGTGAATAATACCACCGGTGCAGTTAAAAAGTCCGGCGACTCATCCAATGCGGTGTCGAACCAACAGATCGAAGAGTTGTCCAATCAGGCAAGATTTTTATCAcacatagaaaattttaaaataaaatatataatatattttttttatttttcgcaggTCATGGATATGCGTTTGAATTTGGAAGGTTTGGAGAAAGAGCGAGATTTCTATTTCTCAAAATTGCGTGACATAGAAATACTGTAAGTGTACTGAAATTGTGgtgtaaaatgaatttttaatattttaaaatatttttttgttttcacgaATTTCTTCAACAGCTGCCAAGAAGCAGCAGAAGGTGACCCGCATCCTTTAATACAAAAGATTTTGGATATTATGTATGCGACCGAGGTAAAGCGCAACACTTCTGTATGTGTAATTtcatttgtatatttcttttttcaccCCGAAAAAAATTCCCcacagcaaaatttttatttttttttgtataaactaCAAATGCcaatttgaaaagtaaaaaataataataactaactTAAATCAAGTTTAATTATAGTTTTAGCAAAGatagctatttttttttattttcattaaacttCTATCGGTTGAAGTTATTTATAATGCTACTAAAAACCATTaacagttttaaaattattatttttaaatattaatttatgttttttttaattctcaactTTTAATATTACATAATGCAAATGCTTATTTTAACGTTAACGCatttgaaaatggaaaattattaccataattatatttgttattgtatttgtttacaCTATTATATTTTACGCGGTGAATTGGCATTTTcttattgttaaatattttctaatactAACACCATTTGGCAAGTCGTCTTAACCGCCAATGACTCACTTTTACTCAATATAATTTCATAAcgctcttttttctttttttctttctttattatcCTCAATacactaaaaacaacaacaacaatcacatcACTGTACGCTGTTAATTGGCCATAAAAACGGTgcatttgaattgaaaatatcaaatatcatCATGCACACCACCACCTGACACCCGTATTATTCGACAACCTCCAATAATtggaaaacacaaacaaaacaattatcCGTCATATCACACCGCgcgtatatatttgtgtgtgcttGCACCGCTCCACGACGCTGCATCATCAATGtgtataaatttgtttgtgtgtttgtgcgtgcaTTAACATTATCTTCTGTTTGTTCAACCATACATCATTTACATAATGCTCTGTAAATTCGAAAACACTACACAACCGAACACTACTACCACACCTTGACAGGATGGTTTTGCGCCTCCGGATGAAATTCCGCCCGAGGATGAGGAGTATTAAGAGCAACAACTCGCAAGGAGGATTGATTACAGAACTGCAAATAAACAGAAactgagaaaaaaatgtttatattacacaaaaaagaaaaaaaaaaacaagatttaaaaaatacaagaatttaAGCATAATAAACTATGTTAAACATGATGgataaatgttgaaaatattgctgtACTCAATGACAATTTAGAATGGAAAGTTTCGGCTACTACAGCTATAACACTCGAAACTGATGAAGAAGCAAACAGATAAGGCGAAGtatctttaataaataaatacatgaaCAAACTGCTTAAATTACGATAATCTATAATATAAATACGAACAAAATCTAACGAAAATAAACGATATTAATATTTGAACATAAAacgttcataaaaataaaaaaaaaaacattaaaattatgtGAGTGTATGCCTGTAGGTAGCGGTTTAGGCGACAACATACGACGGActgattttttatagtttgtaTGCGTCTGGAACTTCGGGGAGACACAATATGGTTGATACACTGTAATTTCTGACTTTTCTCTTAATGGGGGAGTGAGGGTTATTTCGTGTAAGGCAATTAGgcttttttaatgaaacaaagAGTTTCAGTTTTAAAACCCAAATTTGAAGCatatttcgttaaatttttgtggagcaatattaaaaaatactgcAATGCCAGCAATTACTCTCGAGCGTctatgaaaaaaagttgaattgctCGGCACtgcaacatttgaaaaaaaaatttaacgttAGATAATCACTTTGCACAGGTAATGCCGAGAGCGGTTtcgaaatttccatttttcacattttttttaatactcgtGGCGTAAATTTGCTAGGATTGACTTGAGATTTAGATATAGCCTGCTCATACTAGACATTTATTTAAGTAGCCgaaagaaaaacatttaaaaagccTACTCCCCCTCCAGCTAGTTCCAGCAATTCTTATTATAGCTACACAGCGAAAGTGTGAGGAATTATAGTTCACAACTTTTGGATAAATACccgaaaatgtttatatatagaTTAGATGTAGATTTTATCATGTAGTATATCCCACTGTAGCCGAACATTTTCTTGCGAGCAATTTATGGCTAGATTTAAAAGACATAATTCTCTATAAATAATCTATCGcttcaatatttaattaatttttgtatttgtattttttattgctgattATAAAATAAACTGCCTTTTATACTACGCATCATTTACTTTTCGGCCAAGCTTAATAATTTCAAACTCATTAGACaaaatttgtagttgttttcAGCTGATTTGTGCGCTTAAGTTAGTTTGTGGAATTAACGAAAACTAAAGAAACGAAATTTCGTACACACAATTGCATTTGAATTTGGCGCCTAGAATTTTTGTTAGTTTACAGAAAGCTCCTTTTTTCGTATTTACTTTTAAATCGTCTAATTCACCAGTGCATGTTTACTACACTCTCATGTTTGCTTTTTCAcataaacattacaaaattttttataatttgtgccgttatgttatttttgaaataaaaacaaaccgtTTTCAAGTTGCTTATGCTTTTTAtgattttagtttgtaaaattaaattgcGATAATTCCAAAACTCGTAGAATTTGGAGATCTAAAATAtccatttgcatttattttgctcTTGCTATATGTTGCAAGggtataacagttttgttcacctgaTGGTTGTACGTATtaccaaaaacaagaaattaagatataaactaTAATTTGGCATAGGGGATCGCAATAGCAAGTAACACCTGTGAGAAAAAAGTATAGGTTATATATTTATGGGaggtttaaattaaaacaagaaagaaaaaaacgtCAACTtaggttgcaccgaagctataataccccaaaaaaatataaaagattccatacaaaaattatgtaGATTTTGGTCGGACGATTTACATAgctatgtacatacgagtatatgctttAGTAATTCGATTTGAACAATTGCTTCGAGCATTGTACCCTTGGATATTAATTCTtgccaagtttcgtgaagataacttgtcaaataaaaagtttcagAGATTCCCATAAATCAGCAGCTTCTAGGAAAGGACGTGTTCAAAATAGGTCGATTTCTCATGAGCTAAGGAATAGTTCGTGTTTATATAGACAGGCAAAAAAACAGACGATGGCtatatcgactcagctcgtcattctgattatttatttataaattttatcggatctccgacgtttccttttgggtgttagaagcttcgtggcaaacttaatatccTTTTCACTGTATAATTCGTTTATAGGCATTACTTTAATCCAATTAGGATCATAGAAACTGGACtcttaaacatatatttaattaattcgagTTTATCTTCCTTTGCTATTGTTCGCTTCTCAACTCTTTcgtttattttcgtattttcaataaattttatttatggcaGTGTCATTAATTAGTTGGAAGCCTTTGCAAACATTTCAGTTGCGCCCATTTATAAAAGGATTTATTAAAGAaagagttttggttttattctttTGCTTCAGGTTTGAGCTTTTGGCAAAGCAAACGACGCTAATAAATGGCCATAGCCACTACAATACGCAAATGGACCACCACATTGTGTTAGAATTTTGTGCAAACAAGTTTTCGTTTGCTGATAATCGGttcaaagaaaaattcaacGATTACAGCGATTCAAATCAAATAAGTTGTTAATAAATTGCTGGTAAAATGAATTAGTGTGAAATTAGAACAACATAATTTAGCAAATGTAACTTAGAGAATTATGAAGTGCttgatacaaatatttattatgggTTCAAAATGCTGCGATGAGTAGAGTTggcatttatataatttattaagctGTTAAATACATATGCTATATTGTTGCTCATGTATTTACTTTTACGTCCCagttttaattacatatattagTCGGCGAAAGTTGTAAAACATGCGTAACGGTTGCTACAACTAAGTTTTTCGGACTTGGAATTGTTTAGGGAAATACATGTATCCTTTAGTGACGCTAAAACGTTAACGTACGGTCGGGTTTACATATCACTATATCCAAATAAAACGTTGTTTCCAATCTGCTGAAGACGTTTACTAATGAAACGAACTCCaatctattttatataaatatttacacacatttaCTTATTGTAAAACGCTTTATAACGCCGATATGTATGTGAATTTATACATGTAAACATTTCAAAGTATCCACAGGAACTACATAACCACAATAATCTTCGGAATAGTTTGATGTTAAAATTTTTCGCATTCTTGTTGTTAGCTGTGGTGAatatcacaaaataaattttgtaaatattacgttaaatatttgttaaagtgAACAGACTTTAATAAAACAGACATATTTAAGTTCGCATATCAGATTTTTTTCATCGACACAATATTATACACTATTTAAGCGTTGGTAAAATACAATCATTTAACATGTATTGTGCATATTtcgtaatatacatatgtaataatattGGACTACAGCATATGCAAAGATACGTAGATacctacataaaaatatatataacggcatataaaaaatataaaagagaaATATATATCAATCTGTTGcttgtattaaaaacaaatttcaataatattttttattgacttggAACATTAGCAGTTATTTAAACAATAAACGTTTGAAATGCATACACTTTATCAAATGTAGATATTTCTTAAACAACTACAGAGATGGTTTGTGCTATTTTTTCCCCCAGTTTAACGTACAGCAGCTTGAATATCAGGTTGCTTGTGTGTGCCATCGCAGAAGGGACGATGCTTCGTTTGCTTACAATTGCATAGCCAGTAATCGCCCGTTTTTTCCACTTGGAATCTTACAGGTCTGCggaatatatatttaatgatatttttaattatctaaACCTCAGGAAATATGTATAAACGTGCACTaaccttaattttatttttaagaattcaTTTTTGTGCATACCGTCACAAATAGGTTGGCTCTTCGATTTTCCACACAAACACCAGCTGTAAGTTTTATCTGTAAAATTGAGAagtgtgaaaatattaataaagcaGACTTGTTTTAAAGGACAAGTAgggattttaatttatttgtccTAAAAGAATGTACCGTTTTGTACGAATTATCTTTACTTCCCTTTAAGTTATTCATTTATTAACTTACTTGCTTCTAGGTGTATTTTAAATGGTTTCTTATCGAAAATTGCACCATTTTCGGGTTGCAGATGAGAAGTTTGACTACCTTCGAGTAAGTTTTTAGGAATTGTTTTAACTTCCGTACTGCTTGCTGGATCTGACGACTTTGAAGAAGAGTACATCCGGTGCTGTAAATAGATACGTACATTTCTATAACGGTATTAAGAAAAGAATGAACTAGAGAATAATTGAAACAAAACACTTCGTAATAGAAATGGTCATTACTGGTGTATATTTTCTTCTGGAAttgttgaactttttttttagcaGGAATAGGTTAGTTACCCAAAGTGAAAGGCAATACATTAGTTATTTTTGAAGCACATTTTATGCTTTCCTATATCTCTACAGTTTATTACCACCCTAAATTAGATATTAGCTTACCATTAAAGCCCTTTGAGTACGCACACCTCTTATAAACAACGACATTTTGCTAATTTAAGTAAAACTAAAAGAATATCCTTTTCACTAAATTAACTTCAAATTGTTTTATAACCCATTCTGTTTTGGCTTTTGACAGTTTAATGATTTTACAGCTGATTGTTTTAATTGCCACTTAGTTacagaaaatacattttttattcactATTTTTCGGAGTTTTCGGAATAATGTGATTTGTGATCTATGTGAAGTTATCGCaaattctatttaaattttttataaatattattaaattacgaattcaaaaaataaactttcatTACAATTGAAGAAgtaaaaattcgaacatttttaaatgttatttggTAGCTCTCTATTCCTTTTCCAAATATGGTACCTCCCTAAACCCCCAAAGCCAGCTGTTTTTGACAATTTAGCgtcaaaacaaaacacaaactgTCTTTGGCGCCGGATGCGGCGAATTAGCAAAGAGAGTCGTATTGTCTCTCATATAGTAGtgagcttttatttttaaacaaaaattatgtgcCTAATAACGATCATCGTTTGCTCCAACGCATAGGGAGCACTACCGGTCCAGTAGATCGTTAGCCGTGGTATTGTGTCGTTGGATTAAAATCGCGGCGGTTTCGGcgctaatatataaatataactttGTACGACGTTACAGCAAAAATTCACCTGAAGCATATATATTATGCTTATATATAGTCACAAATAGTTagacatatttttttactagttAATACAACTTAACTgcctaattttatttaaaaatataataagaataataataattagtgCAAAAAAGTGAGTGAGAATTGAGAGAACAGGTGCGGCTAATCGTAAGGAAAAGGGTGCGGTGAAAAATGTCCGGTGACGTGCAGCCGCGTAAGCGAAAGGATAAGAAAAAGAAACGTGGTGAGTTCACGCAGCTGATCAGTAACGAACTTTTGAACGGCTAAAATatgatcataaaaaaataaatatttatatatattttaatatgcattaaactttttgaaaaaagggCCAATGTACTATATGTAATTTCGTGGGTGACATACTTTTTGCTCTTTGTGTGGGCACACCGAAAATCTGCGaccatattatataaaaataaatatgtatgtttgtagacGGGCATATGTGCATACCGTTAAgaacgtacatatataagtaggtACATGTGTACCTTTTATCTATTGtataagaattttatatacgCTTATGAATTTAAGAAAGTCCACGCAAGTTAATATCGTTTCAGTTTatttataggtatgtatgtacatatttatatacattatcTGTGGTAGttaagaattttattgaaaatgtacACTAAATAGTAAATGTAAACGTCGGGATGTATTTTTATGCACGTGATTTGTTATTTATGTATCTCATGATCTTAAAtattattcatatgtacatatgcaagtatgtacatatgtacataacttcaTAACACATATGgacataaataatttgaaaattatataaaaataagattttaacacccagaaagaaatgtcggagaccctacaaaattgatacataaatatgtacatacatacatacatatgtatgtacgacatatataaatgatctgtGTGACGAGATGAGTTGATTTACCCATGTCCGTCTGTCGAATTACTAccatagtttttgagatatctgcacaaaatttggcatgtattATTGTCCAAGTCAATAGAACAAATTGTACATATCGGATCATAgtgcaatcgaagttaacgtttttttttttattttataccagatatgtatgtatgtatgtaaatacgtacTGGTCTCGCTTAAGTTTACAACATGAGAGTGACTTACTATGACTTaatatgcattttaattttaatctaatTTATCTAAGCACAAACAAACATGTGTCAATTAAACACTCATAAGCGAATTTCATCGAGTTTAGAAAATTTCCCTCATCTTTGTAGAATTAATGCCTCTTTTCTTTATCTAAAGcaaacatttcattttcatgAGGACGGCGaactataatacatacatacacacatttacttatatgtatatactatgtaaatatgtttgtatgtatattttgtttttcagaaTCTTgcgctaaaatttattttaaggaaACCAACAAATATTTTAGATGAAATGAAAGTCATATGGTTAGAAGAAAACACATTCTCACGCCTagataccatacatacatatgtacgtacatacatacaaacatatgtacatatgtagaaccCAATATATTTTTACGCTGTCCTACAAGTGACAAAATTTGTTGATCTTAGCAAAGGTATGCATGCTATATAGTtgtgtctacatacatatgtacatgcatacatgcacgcagctttttaatataaatcaaatatatgtgtatatacatatatgaccacacatatttatgtatgtattacacatatgtatgtatttttatataactatatatagagtgcatgtttgtatttttatttttttttcctacaAGCAACTTTCTATCTTATCGCGTGCGTAACCGCCCTCTATTCTCAAGCgtgttttgatattttgcatttgaGTTCATTGAATATATATCTACGTGATTATATGCTTTCATTTGTGTAATAAATaatgattatatacatatacatatgtacatacataacataaAGCATAATgttatatttctattaaattatttaaaatattag includes:
- the LOC105229964 gene encoding microtubule-associated protein RP/EB family member 1 isoform X3 — its product is MAVNVYSTNVTTENLSRHDMLAWVNDCLQAQFGKIEELCTGAAYCQFMDMLFPGSVPMKRVKFRTNLEHEYIQNFKILQASFKKMAVDKIIPIDKLIKGRFQDNFEFLQWFKKFFDANYDGRDYDASAARDGAPMGFGSGVVKALPGTGGGSLSSRKPVAIAPPARSSTTSTTRPISKVPPRAAAPVVTKSAAVNNTTGAVKKSGDSSNAVSNQQIEELSNQVMDMRLNLEGLEKERDFYFSKLRDIEILCQEAAEGDPHPLIQKILDIMYATEVKRNTSDGFAPPDEIPPEDEEY
- the LOC105229964 gene encoding microtubule-associated protein RP/EB family member 1 isoform X1; this encodes MAVNVYSTNVTTENLSRHDMLAWVNDCLQAQFGKIEELCTGAAYCQFMDMLFPGSVPMKRVKFRTNLEHEYIQNFKILQASFKKMAVDKIIPVDKLIKGRFQDNFEFLQWFKKFFDANYDGREYEPLIARSGVKLGNGIGGGGGGSSGRGSSNDLLEKRPMQMPNRTHALPAVTQRTAVRSERVGVSKVPPRAAAPVVTKSAAVNNTTGAVKKSGDSSNAVSNQQIEELSNQVMDMRLNLEGLEKERDFYFSKLRDIEILCQEAAEGDPHPLIQKILDIMYATEVKRNTSDGFAPPDEIPPEDEEY
- the LOC105229964 gene encoding microtubule-associated protein RP/EB family member 1 isoform X2, with translation MAVNVYSTNVTTENLSRHDMLAWVNDCLQAQFGKIEELCTGAAYCQFMDMLFPGSVPMKRVKFRTNLEHEYIQNFKILQASFKKMAVDKIIPVDKLIKGRFQDNFEFLQWFKKFFDANYDGREYEPLIARSGVKLGNGIGGGGGGSSGRGSSNDLLEKRPMQMPNRTHALPAVTQRTAVRSERVGVSKVPPRAAAPVVTKSAAVNNTTGAVKKSGDSSNAVSNQQIEELSNQVMDMRLNLEGLEKERDFYFSKLRDIEILCQEAAEGDPHPLIQKILDIMYATEDGFAPPDEIPPEDEEY
- the LOC105229964 gene encoding microtubule-associated protein RP/EB family member 1 isoform X4 — encoded protein: MAVNVYSTNVTTENLSRHDMLAWVNDCLQAQFGKIEELCTGAAYCQFMDMLFPGSVPMKRVKFRTNLEHEYIQNFKILQASFKKMAVDKIIPIDKLIKGRFQDNFEFLQWFKKFFDANYDGRDYDASAARDGAPMGFGSGVVKALPGTGGGSLSSRKPVAIAPPARSSTTSTTRPISKVPPRAAAPVVTKSAAVNNTTGAVKKSGDSSNAVSNQQIEELSNQVMDMRLNLEGLEKERDFYFSKLRDIEILCQEAAEGDPHPLIQKILDIMYATEDGFAPPDEIPPEDEEY
- the LOC105229964 gene encoding microtubule-associated protein RP/EB family member 1 isoform X5; this translates as MAVNVYSTNVTTENLSRHDMLAWVNDCLQAQFGKIEELCTGAAYCQFMDMLFPGSVPMKRVKFRTNLEHEYIQNFKILQASFKKMAVDKIIPVDKLIKGRFQDNFEFLQWFKKFFDANYDGREYEPLIARSGVKLGNGIGGGGGGSSGRGSSNDLLEKRPMQMPNRTHALPAVTQRTAVRSERVGVSKVPPRAAAPVVTKSAAVNNTTGAVKKSGDSSNAVSNQQIEELSNQVMDMRLNLEGLEKERDFYFSKLRDIEILCQEAAEGDPHPLIQKILDIMYATEV
- the LOC105229965 gene encoding CDGSH iron-sulfur domain-containing protein 3, mitochondrial, encoding MSLFIRGVRTQRALMHRMYSSSKSSDPASSTEVKTIPKNLLEGSQTSHLQPENGAIFDKKPFKIHLEANKTYSWCLCGKSKSQPICDGMHKNEFLKIKLRPVRFQVEKTGDYWLCNCKQTKHRPFCDGTHKQPDIQAAVR